From Candidatus Brocadia sp., one genomic window encodes:
- the dnaJ gene encoding molecular chaperone DnaJ gives MSDKKDYYGLLGVDRTASKEEIKAAYRALAKKFHPDLNKDNPKLAEEKFREISEAYEVLIDDDKRERYDQYGHAGVASDFSKEGFTWRDFSHVSDLEDIFGHDIFSDFFGRGSIFSDFFGTRRWGFVQPEEPVKRVRVEITLEQAYKGVSTEVAIPHMEKCTDCGGSGAAKGTIPRTCTNCKGGGEVQQDQLQGFGRIIKIGACPVCRGRGKIIEHPCQNCHGSGEIQKLDKIKVKIPPGVDNGTTLRVTADKAAGRLKDDVYVIVSVQPHPIFHRQGSDIYMETTISLIEATLGSKIEVPTLDGNALMKIPPGTQTETLFRLRGSGMPYLKGRGFGDQYVRVIVLTPKNLTKRQKELLEEFQAIEREK, from the coding sequence ATGTCAGACAAAAAAGATTATTATGGGCTATTAGGGGTAGACAGGACTGCTTCGAAAGAAGAAATCAAAGCAGCTTACCGTGCATTAGCGAAGAAATTCCATCCTGATCTCAACAAAGATAATCCTAAACTGGCTGAAGAAAAGTTCAGGGAAATATCCGAGGCATATGAAGTACTTATTGATGACGACAAGAGGGAAAGATATGACCAGTATGGTCATGCGGGGGTTGCTTCAGATTTTAGCAAGGAAGGGTTTACCTGGCGGGATTTTAGCCACGTAAGTGATCTGGAAGACATTTTCGGACACGATATCTTTTCTGATTTTTTTGGTCGTGGCAGCATCTTTAGCGACTTCTTTGGCACACGCAGATGGGGTTTCGTGCAACCGGAGGAACCGGTTAAGAGAGTCCGGGTTGAAATTACCCTGGAACAAGCGTATAAAGGCGTTAGCACAGAGGTCGCTATCCCTCATATGGAAAAATGCACAGATTGTGGTGGGTCGGGCGCTGCAAAAGGTACGATTCCCAGGACTTGCACGAATTGTAAGGGAGGGGGTGAAGTGCAACAGGATCAACTACAAGGTTTTGGCAGGATTATCAAAATCGGTGCCTGTCCTGTTTGCAGAGGCCGGGGAAAAATCATTGAACACCCGTGCCAGAACTGTCACGGGAGCGGCGAGATACAAAAACTGGACAAGATCAAAGTCAAGATACCCCCAGGGGTGGATAATGGAACAACTTTAAGGGTTACAGCCGATAAGGCTGCAGGGAGGTTGAAGGATGATGTTTACGTAATTGTCTCTGTACAACCACACCCCATTTTTCACAGGCAAGGAAGCGATATTTATATGGAAACAACCATTTCGTTAATTGAAGCAACTCTGGGTTCAAAGATTGAAGTGCCTACATTAGACGGAAATGCCTTGATGAAAATTCCACCAGGAACACAGACTGAAACCCTGTTCCGGTTGAGGGGTAGTGGCATGCCTTATTTAAAAGGCCGTGGATTCGGCGACCAATATGTGCGGGTAATTGTCCTCACCCCCAAGAACTTGACAAAAAGGCAGAAAGAATTACTGGAAGAATTTCAGGCGATTGAAAGGGAAAAATAA
- a CDS encoding YqhA family protein — MKNRDFLTIINKSFVNAGRYFVAVASILTILASGFLIFSGIWEFVNGIPDILNFLFNHGEHRVELSVHFISAIDLFMVAVVMFVMGIGLFELFVDKDQSIAYPFWLKIRDLTDLKEKLIAAVVVVIVITFLKHIVMWENPLETLYFGGSIAIVIMAITLFSKLVVGDETRKKKDEETKQ; from the coding sequence ATGAAAAACCGGGATTTTTTAACAATTATAAATAAAAGCTTTGTTAATGCAGGGCGGTATTTTGTAGCAGTGGCCTCTATTCTTACAATTTTGGCCTCTGGTTTTTTGATATTTTCAGGGATTTGGGAGTTTGTGAATGGTATTCCAGACATATTGAATTTTTTGTTTAATCATGGTGAACATCGTGTAGAACTCTCTGTGCACTTTATTTCTGCCATAGATTTGTTTATGGTTGCCGTGGTGATGTTTGTTATGGGGATTGGACTCTTCGAATTGTTTGTAGACAAAGACCAATCTATTGCCTACCCGTTCTGGTTGAAAATACGTGATCTCACTGATTTAAAAGAAAAACTGATTGCAGCGGTTGTTGTGGTCATAGTCATCACTTTTTTAAAGCACATTGTAATGTGGGAGAACCCCTTAGAAACCCTCTATTTTGGCGGTTCAATAGCTATTGTTATCATGGCGATCACACTCTTCTCGAAGTTGGTGGTAGGCGATGAAACACGAAAAAAGAAAGATGAAGAGACAAAACAATGA
- a CDS encoding thiazole biosynthesis adenylyltransferase ThiF gives MSERYARQILFYGIGDQRQKILMQKNAVLVGCGALGCTSANLLVRSGVKCLKIIDRDYIEESNLQRQSLFDEEDINKNLPKAVAAQKKLQKVNSHVQVESFIADLNPSNIETLLESADIIIDGTDNFETRFLMNDYCVKKGIPWIYGACVGSMGLTMNIVPSKTPCLRCILENIPPPGTIETCDTEGIIAPIASMIASIQVAEALKILTDNFESLRKGLLHIDLWCNEIKKLHVEDIKEKSDCITCKQRDYEFLSKNTYSMITSLCGRNAVQILHLNGSILDLKKLAGRLEKVGDVSFNSFLLRLKIGKYELTVFTDGRSIISGTNDASLAKGLYAKYIGM, from the coding sequence ATGTCAGAACGTTATGCACGGCAGATATTATTCTACGGCATAGGTGATCAAAGGCAAAAAATACTTATGCAGAAGAATGCCGTGCTTGTTGGCTGTGGTGCATTGGGCTGTACCTCTGCAAATCTTCTTGTCCGTAGCGGGGTGAAGTGCTTAAAAATTATAGACCGTGATTATATCGAAGAAAGTAACCTGCAACGCCAATCTTTATTTGACGAAGAAGATATCAACAAAAACCTTCCAAAAGCTGTTGCCGCACAAAAGAAACTCCAAAAAGTTAATTCTCATGTCCAGGTTGAATCATTCATTGCAGACCTCAATCCATCGAATATTGAAACCCTTTTAGAAAGCGCTGATATTATCATTGATGGAACCGATAACTTTGAAACCCGGTTCCTGATGAATGATTATTGCGTGAAAAAGGGGATACCATGGATTTATGGGGCTTGTGTCGGGAGTATGGGTTTGACCATGAACATTGTCCCATCGAAAACCCCGTGTCTCCGATGTATACTTGAAAATATTCCACCCCCCGGAACTATCGAAACATGCGATACGGAAGGAATTATTGCACCCATTGCCAGCATGATTGCTTCCATTCAGGTAGCAGAAGCGTTAAAAATCTTAACGGATAATTTTGAGAGTTTGAGGAAAGGTCTTTTACATATTGACCTCTGGTGCAATGAAATAAAAAAGCTGCACGTAGAAGATATCAAAGAGAAGTCCGATTGCATAACATGCAAGCAACGCGATTATGAATTCTTATCGAAAAATACGTATTCAATGATAACCTCCTTGTGCGGTAGAAACGCCGTACAAATTTTACACCTTAACGGATCAATACTAGACTTAAAGAAGCTTGCAGGTAGGCTGGAAAAAGTAGGAGACGTGTCTTTTAATAGCTTTTTGTTACGGTTGAAGATCGGTAAATACGAGTTAACGGTATTTACCGATGGTCGGTCAATTATTTCAGGTACAAATGATGCCTCTCTCGCAAAGGGGCTTTACGCAAAATATATAGGGATGTAA
- a CDS encoding NifU family protein, translated as MKEKVEEALKHIRPALQADGGDIELVDIQGGVVKVRLRGACGSCPSALMTLKYGVEERLKEEIPEVESVELA; from the coding sequence ATGAAAGAGAAAGTAGAAGAGGCATTGAAACATATCAGACCTGCATTGCAAGCAGATGGTGGGGATATTGAATTGGTTGATATTCAGGGAGGGGTTGTAAAGGTGCGCTTAAGAGGCGCATGTGGATCTTGTCCAAGTGCACTCATGACGCTAAAATATGGCGTTGAGGAGCGCCTCAAAGAGGAGATTCCTGAAGTAGAATCAGTCGAACTCGCCTAG
- a CDS encoding diguanylate cyclase → MRVGQRLGLGFGIILVLMMGMVFCISFSLYRIGKTQKTVAVHTSNMKTFKELSEHLEHWLITVKEIIKQRDILHVDYHKILEISIEKEIKDIDLDTYEEGASKLLSEIVRLFHSLRKLDTRMQMYLRTGNNISKAIKMDEVIKTFEMDASKLQKVLAAFDETIASAYKQTIASSKKVEKNCWLSMYIVVAVAVIFSIVYAYLLTRGVTKPLNLLSTATKRIANGSYDSILRAKSSAEIEELFNAFNTISLKLNKSNRKLAQTYKTIKEQKDFFNTILSNTKDMIFVIDKENKIEYMNNAAVKEYGYAVGRYCYHAICNQETLCHQCGIKEAMKGQTVKMERTIQGKIYDSIIVPFVNGDIHVSKLEILRDITERKQLQDELEKLSITDKLTGLYNRRYFDDILEKEVLRAKRHQHDISLLFIDIDKFKHFNDAYGHAAGDKVLQRLGSLIQKQIRKGIDIPCRYGGEEFVIILPETTNRSSVTIANRILNDFRNIKFRVPLKNKTVQKTISIGIAELGSYNNAKALFVNADEAMYKAKKLGGNRVCEYEFNASLRSADFLVL, encoded by the coding sequence ATGCGGGTCGGACAACGTTTGGGACTTGGTTTTGGTATTATCCTTGTATTAATGATGGGAATGGTTTTTTGTATCTCCTTTTCTCTTTATAGGATTGGGAAAACACAAAAAACAGTTGCTGTCCATACTTCTAACATGAAAACTTTTAAGGAGTTAAGCGAGCATTTAGAACATTGGCTTATAACAGTGAAAGAAATTATAAAACAAAGAGACATATTACATGTAGACTATCACAAGATATTAGAAATATCTATAGAGAAGGAAATAAAAGACATAGACCTGGATACTTACGAGGAAGGTGCCAGTAAACTTCTAAGTGAAATTGTGCGGTTATTTCACAGTCTTAGGAAATTAGATACTAGGATGCAAATGTATCTTAGAACAGGTAATAATATATCCAAAGCAATAAAAATGGATGAGGTAATAAAAACATTTGAAATGGATGCATCCAAGCTTCAGAAAGTGTTAGCCGCCTTTGATGAAACGATTGCTTCAGCATATAAACAGACTATTGCTTCTTCAAAAAAAGTAGAGAAAAATTGCTGGCTTTCTATGTATATTGTTGTGGCGGTAGCGGTCATTTTTAGTATCGTTTATGCATATCTTCTAACAAGGGGTGTAACAAAGCCATTGAATTTACTGAGTACAGCAACAAAAAGAATTGCCAATGGGTCATACGATTCAATACTCAGGGCAAAATCATCGGCCGAAATAGAAGAACTTTTTAACGCCTTTAATACGATATCTTTAAAACTAAATAAGTCGAATAGGAAACTTGCACAAACATATAAAACTATTAAAGAACAAAAGGACTTTTTTAACACCATCCTTTCAAACACAAAGGATATGATTTTTGTAATTGATAAAGAAAACAAAATCGAGTATATGAACAATGCAGCGGTGAAAGAATACGGGTATGCGGTGGGAAGGTATTGTTATCATGCAATATGTAATCAGGAAACCCTCTGTCATCAATGTGGGATAAAGGAGGCCATGAAGGGGCAGACAGTAAAAATGGAAAGGACTATTCAGGGGAAGATTTACGATTCTATTATTGTGCCATTTGTAAATGGAGATATACATGTTTCTAAATTAGAGATTCTCAGGGACATTACAGAAAGGAAACAACTTCAAGATGAACTTGAAAAGTTATCGATTACGGACAAACTGACAGGTTTGTACAATAGAAGATACTTTGATGATATTTTAGAAAAAGAGGTACTGAGGGCAAAGCGCCATCAACACGATATAAGCCTGTTGTTTATCGACATAGATAAATTCAAGCATTTTAACGATGCGTATGGACATGCTGCTGGCGACAAAGTATTGCAACGCCTGGGAAGTTTAATACAAAAACAAATACGAAAGGGAATCGATATACCATGCCGATACGGTGGTGAAGAGTTTGTCATCATTTTGCCAGAAACTACGAACCGGAGTTCCGTTACCATTGCCAATCGTATACTGAATGATTTCCGGAATATTAAATTCCGCGTCCCCTTGAAGAATAAAACGGTTCAAAAGACAATAAGCATTGGTATAGCTGAACTCGGTTCTTATAATAACGCAAAGGCATTGTTTGTTAATGCAGATGAAGCAATGTATAAGGCAAAAAAACTGGGTGGAAATAGGGTCTGCGAATATGAGTTTAATGCATCCTTAAGATCTGCTGATTTTTTAGTATTGTGA
- a CDS encoding glutamyl-tRNA reductase codes for MSILVIGLNHKSAPVEIREKLAFNANNISAALSLFLNRHQTAEAVILSTCNRVEMYVSSIEDTIKVEDVFSFLADFHKIELSSFSPYMYHYKDGRAVNHLFFVSASLDSMVLGESQILSQVKEAYTMASMEEATGKVMNQLFQQALNVAKIIHTKTSIGKGKVSISSVAVEFAEKIFQDFTGKMVLVVGAGEMCELLLKHLYEEGARTIVVANRTFERAQEIANAFQGQAIKYELLGEYLAKADIIISSTSAPHYVIHVDQVKEAIRHRRGNPMFLIDIAVPRDIEPDVANIDNVYLYNIDDLQSVVNQNIDERTREVEKCRSIVEEEVEHFMARLEEMKIEPAITQLRNHFHSVGKEELGRLRPKLKSVDNGDWEQVVYTMERTINKLLHHPAKVAKLEAKNGGGYRYVETIKKLFGIFHHTERPPH; via the coding sequence ATGAGCATTCTGGTCATTGGACTTAATCATAAGTCGGCCCCGGTAGAGATCAGGGAAAAATTGGCTTTTAATGCCAATAATATTTCTGCCGCCTTATCACTATTTCTCAACAGACATCAAACGGCAGAGGCTGTTATTTTATCAACCTGTAACCGTGTAGAAATGTATGTGTCATCTATAGAAGATACTATTAAAGTAGAAGATGTCTTTTCATTCCTTGCGGACTTTCACAAAATTGAGTTAAGCAGCTTTTCTCCCTACATGTACCACTATAAAGATGGTCGTGCCGTGAACCATCTTTTCTTTGTTTCTGCCAGTCTTGATTCTATGGTGCTTGGTGAGTCGCAGATCCTTTCGCAGGTCAAGGAAGCATACACGATGGCATCCATGGAAGAGGCCACTGGAAAGGTTATGAACCAACTATTTCAGCAGGCACTCAATGTTGCTAAAATCATACATACCAAGACATCCATTGGGAAGGGAAAGGTTTCTATCAGTTCTGTTGCTGTGGAATTTGCTGAGAAGATATTTCAAGATTTCACAGGCAAAATGGTCCTCGTGGTGGGTGCCGGTGAAATGTGTGAACTTTTGTTAAAGCATCTCTACGAAGAAGGGGCACGTACCATTGTGGTTGCGAATCGCACCTTTGAACGCGCCCAGGAAATTGCCAATGCCTTTCAGGGCCAGGCCATTAAATACGAATTACTGGGTGAATACCTTGCTAAAGCCGATATTATCATTAGCTCAACCTCTGCTCCGCATTATGTAATCCACGTCGACCAGGTAAAAGAAGCAATCAGGCATCGAAGGGGCAATCCTATGTTCCTCATAGACATCGCCGTGCCCAGGGATATTGAACCCGATGTCGCCAACATTGATAATGTCTATCTTTACAATATTGATGACTTACAATCTGTTGTGAATCAGAATATTGACGAACGAACCAGGGAGGTGGAGAAATGCCGTTCTATTGTTGAAGAGGAGGTAGAACACTTCATGGCAAGACTTGAGGAAATGAAGATAGAACCAGCAATAACCCAATTACGCAATCATTTTCATAGCGTTGGGAAAGAAGAGTTAGGACGTTTAAGGCCCAAACTAAAAAGTGTAGACAATGGAGACTGGGAGCAAGTTGTTTACACCATGGAACGCACCATAAACAAGCTCCTCCATCATCCTGCTAAAGTTGCCAAACTAGAGGCAAAGAATGGAGGTGGATACCGATATGTAGAAACCATCAAAAAATTATTTGGCATATTTCATCACACTGAGCGCCCGCCGCATTAG
- a CDS encoding aminotransferase class V-fold PLP-dependent enzyme has translation MIYLDNAATTFPKPEAVYKTMDIFYRTLGANPGRSGHRMAVAAEKEIEDTRNVVARLFGIKDSRRLILTFNATDAINMGIKGLLKPGDHTITTFLEHNAVSRALHGLEKKKIITVTKIRNSPEGFVDPDDIKNAITSKTRLIVMAHAPNTLGTIQPIQEIGKIARENNVLFMVDAAQTAGVFEIDIDKFFIDMLAFTGHKGPLGPTGTGGLYVGERLTLDPWREGGTGFEPASLSQPEELPFKLESGTPNTVGIAGLRAGIEYVLSKGIDTIRAHEQRLTNKIIHALKDDQRFVLHGTTDISRKVGILSINVKGFKPAEVGAVLDQSFDIAVRPGLHCAPFAHQMMGTFPDGTVRISPGLFNTEEDVDQLIKALDKIASEKL, from the coding sequence ATGATCTATTTAGATAATGCTGCAACGACGTTTCCAAAACCAGAGGCTGTATACAAAACAATGGATATTTTTTACCGGACACTGGGCGCCAACCCGGGGCGTTCAGGGCATAGGATGGCGGTAGCAGCAGAAAAGGAAATTGAAGATACCCGCAATGTTGTTGCGCGATTATTTGGTATTAAAGATTCCAGGCGGCTTATTCTTACGTTTAATGCTACTGATGCGATTAATATGGGAATTAAAGGGCTACTCAAACCGGGCGACCATACCATCACAACCTTTCTCGAACATAATGCAGTATCTCGTGCCCTTCATGGCCTCGAAAAGAAAAAAATAATTACGGTAACCAAGATTAGAAATTCTCCAGAAGGTTTTGTTGATCCAGACGATATCAAAAACGCCATTACATCCAAAACACGACTAATTGTTATGGCGCATGCCCCGAATACCCTTGGTACCATCCAACCGATCCAGGAAATCGGCAAGATCGCAAGGGAAAATAATGTTCTTTTCATGGTCGATGCTGCTCAAACTGCCGGGGTATTTGAAATTGACATTGACAAATTCTTCATTGACATGCTCGCCTTTACGGGGCACAAAGGACCACTTGGACCAACTGGAACAGGGGGGTTATACGTAGGAGAACGGCTAACTTTAGATCCCTGGAGGGAAGGGGGGACGGGTTTCGAGCCAGCCTCATTGTCTCAACCAGAAGAATTACCCTTCAAACTGGAGAGCGGTACTCCCAATACGGTTGGGATTGCAGGTCTACGGGCCGGGATTGAATACGTTTTATCAAAAGGGATTGATACAATCAGGGCACACGAACAACGATTGACCAATAAAATTATACACGCCTTAAAGGATGATCAGCGCTTTGTTTTGCATGGTACAACGGACATATCCCGAAAGGTCGGTATCCTGTCAATAAATGTAAAAGGATTTAAACCTGCAGAGGTCGGTGCCGTTCTCGATCAATCCTTTGATATTGCAGTACGTCCGGGTCTTCACTGTGCGCCGTTTGCCCACCAAATGATGGGGACATTTCCAGACGGTACTGTGAGAATCAGCCCGGGATTATTTAACACAGAAGAGGACGTAGACCAGCTCATAAAAGCGCTGGATAAAATTGCAAGCGAAAAGTTATAA
- a CDS encoding DUF1858 domain-containing protein, with the protein MAEVKKITKKTSIGEVIKQYPEAEAFIKKYFGAGCFTCPGSKMEDIAFGAAMHNIDPEVIIEELNEVIEKKKVNQ; encoded by the coding sequence ATGGCAGAAGTTAAAAAAATAACAAAAAAGACGAGCATAGGAGAGGTAATTAAGCAATATCCGGAAGCTGAGGCTTTCATAAAAAAATATTTTGGAGCAGGTTGCTTTACGTGTCCAGGATCAAAGATGGAAGATATTGCATTTGGTGCTGCTATGCATAATATTGATCCGGAAGTCATTATTGAGGAATTGAACGAAGTTATTGAAAAGAAAAAAGTTAATCAGTAA